Within the Bradyrhizobium cosmicum genome, the region GCCAGGTCGGCGCAGCGGAGGTGACCCCGAGCCCGACGCTTGCGCCGAACGTCACCATGACGAACGACAGCGCGGTGGCCGCGAACGCGCCGAGCAGGATCGGAGACCATTGCAGATAGCGCGAACCGCGATCGGCGCGGTACGCCTCGACATCGGCGCGCGGCGCCGAGGGAAGGGCTTCCATGGACATTTCCATCATCCTTGCTCAGCGCAAGCCGAAGAAGGACAGCACAGCCAGGATCACCACCACCAAGCCAACCAGATAAATCAAACCGTTCATTGTCGCCTCCATTACGTTGTCGGCGTCAATTGTGCCTGCCCGTCAAAGTTCCTATTCCGGGACAATGCTGCAAAGCAGAACATCAGGCGCTTTGCCCGCCATGCGTGTGAGATCGCGCCGCCCTTCGCGATCGGCTCCCCGCAACCTCATCCTTAAGTTCACTTTTTCACATTGGCGCGGAACGTTTTCGCCCCTGCGACATTCATTTCATGTCGTCAACATCACTTGGCGGCAAGCCAAGGTGAACATCCGTGCAGCAGGGGCAAGGGCTACCGAAGATTTTGGTCGTCGAGGACGATCCGCTCATTCGCGGGCTGGTTGAAGAAGCACTGGCCGACGGCGGATTTGGCACCGTGATCGTGAGCTCGGGCGAGGAAGCCATCGCCTTGCTCAAGGGCGAAACCAACGATTACCGCGCCCTCGTAACCGACATCAACCTGAGCGGCCCCGTCGACGGCTGGGACATTGCCCGCGTCGGGCGGGAAATCGATGCTGCATTTCCGATCATCTACATGACCGGCGCCGCAGGCGACGAGTGGCCCTCGAAGGGCGTACCCGGCAGCATTCTGCTGGCCAAGCCATTCGCCCCCGCGCAACTCGTGACGGCTTTGTCCCAACTTCTCAACGCGGGCACGCCGACAGGTTGAGGCGTCCCGGCGACATCAGTTCATTGATGCGCCGTTGATCCACATCGCAAGCTCGCGCCACGGCTCCAGCGTCCAATGCCCGGACGCGGCACCGGACGGCGAGGGCAGCACGAAGATCTCCGGCAAGCTTTCGTCGCGCGGCTGCCGCCCCAGCGCAATCGCGTTGGACGGCCTGCCATAGAACAAGCTCGCCGCCTTCTTGCTCGTGAACGCAACCGCCTGCGGCCGATAGGTTTCGATCTTGGCCCTGAAGCCTGATACGTCGATCGTCTCCGCCGCGATCTGGTGATCCATCCCGGCGCCCGACTTGGAGAGATCGGTGAAGCCGATCCCGAGCTCGATCAGCGACGCGAACTCGCCCGGCAGATAGCGCCGCGGCGTGATCCCGGCCTCATGGATCGCGCGCCAGAAGCGGTTGCCGGGATGGGCGTAGTAGTGCCCGA harbors:
- a CDS encoding response regulator → MQQGQGLPKILVVEDDPLIRGLVEEALADGGFGTVIVSSGEEAIALLKGETNDYRALVTDINLSGPVDGWDIARVGREIDAAFPIIYMTGAAGDEWPSKGVPGSILLAKPFAPAQLVTALSQLLNAGTPTG
- a CDS encoding mismatch-specific DNA-glycosylase — translated: MPGPTPHHLPDQLRPNLRLIFVGTAASTRSAELGHYYAHPGNRFWRAIHEAGITPRRYLPGEFASLIELGIGFTDLSKSGAGMDHQIAAETIDVSGFRAKIETYRPQAVAFTSKKAASLFYGRPSNAIALGRQPRDESLPEIFVLPSPSGAASGHWTLEPWRELAMWINGASMN